Genomic DNA from Equus quagga isolate Etosha38 chromosome 10, UCLA_HA_Equagga_1.0, whole genome shotgun sequence:
TGGCCCAGCCCAGGACTGCTAGAGGCCTTGGGACTTTCTGCCAAGGCCCAATCTGGCCTCAGGAGAACACGACTCTTGGGACTCACACAGGAAaaattccctctttccctcttcttagCACCTCTTCACCTAACAAGGTTCCTCTGAGACTTGTGGGATCCCCTGCTTTCCCTAAAGACAGTTTTCTTCCACTGTTAGGGGCCCTGATTTATGAAATGAATCATGAgagattcatttctttgtttatcttaCAGCATGAGGGGTGGAGGAAAGACTTGTAAAGGCAAATATCCTCCAGTGAGCTGGAGTATGTATTCACACTAGAATGTTAGTGACATATTAGAGCTCAGAAGCTGGACTTTACAGCTCCATCCTGTCCCTTCTTTTGCTCTGCCACTACCAACTTGACTGCCCCTTTCTCTGAGAGTtggactgtgtgtgtgcatgtgtgtgtgcacacacaggtgTGTATGTGTTCCTTTTCATGACCTAAATGAGTACATTCTGCTTGTTCCCTGTACTGGTTaccaccccccactcccaccaaaGGCCCTTTCCCATGTTCCCATCCCATGAATCTCTCCTAGAGCAGAAACTCCAGAGTTAGCTGCTAGGGGCATGAATGTGTGACCCACCTGTTCCAGAAGTGTTTTCCCGGGGACCCACTAAATGCCATTACAATGGTGTAATGGCAGAGGGGTCCTCATATGGCACCATGAGGAGAGCCACCTACTGGACAGACTAAAGAGGCTGACTGTGCAGGCGGCCAAGGGGAAGGTAGAGACAGCTGGCACGCCGAGCTCCTGGGCCACCGCCATGGCTTCTCACTCCCCTGGCTCACACCCTCGCTCACCCTCGCCCTCGGGGGAGCAGGCATGCCCTACAAGCCTGAGGGGATCAGGGACGCTCTCGGGGGAAGTCAAGAGGTCTACCTTGTAAGTCGCTGCAACTGGCTCCTTAGTACAAGTGCATCAGGCAGAGTCCCCCTGGACCCCTGGGACAGCTGAAATACCTGAAGTGAAGTGAAGGAATCCCAAGAATCCCTCATGCCTGCAGCCAGACAAAGAGTCCCCCACTGCCCCAAGTACTTTTGGGGGCACACGGAAGTTCTGCCAGGACTGGGGAAGTCTGCAGGGAGGTAAGGGCAGGGAGCACAGCTGTGAAATCGCCCGAGAAGGGCCCCTTCCTTTGTTGTCACATCTGAGCTCAGAGAGCAGGTAAACACAGTGTCACATTTGGTATTGACCAAAGGTCATCCTCACAGGAACACAGATGCTCAAAAAGGAGGACTTAGTCCTATTTtatggaagaagaaactgaggctcagaaggggcAAGTGATTATCCCAGGGCTGCCCAGCAAGGAAGTGAGAGATTCTCAGGACTCCTAGGCCAGTGCTTGCTGCTTCAGTgcaaagagagaacagaaaagggaTGGAGTGAGGGACCAAATGTTCTGAAGGACATCCCGGGAGAGCCTGTCTCTGGAGGTACTTGCCCTGACCCCGACCCCAGGATTTGGCTCACTGTCTCCCTCCCAGGCCCAACAGTGCTGCTCTGAAACACTGCTGCCACCCGTGCCCCTTCTGCAGCAGTGGGACTGGACAGAATGGGCACTGCTTCACGGAAACATCTGTTCCCGATATACAAGCGCCACCTGATCAGATAGGAACAATCTGAGTCCTGAGTTCCCCGGGACCTTGTCCTGAAGGCACATCCCTTCTTTCCTTGCTAATTCTTACATTCCTGGTCCTGCAGtcaaaaaaaaagctttttggaAACCTGGGCTTGAGGGTGGCCTCCACCTATTTATTAGAGGAGGTGGTGTCAGGAAATGGGTGGATGGTGCCTGGtttcctgggttcaaaccctggggctctgctgtgtgaccttgggcacatcccttcccctctctgggcctgtttcctcatctgtcacatCACCTTGATTAGATGGTCCCACTCTGATGTAGTATTTAGTCATATGTCTTTCCTTCAATAAACCTTGTATGAGTGAAGCCTTCCTGTAGGTACGGGGATTGATGCCACGGATTCACCAAGAAGACAGGAGTCAGGACGAGTCTCTGCTCTGAAAAAACTCATTTTCCCATTCTGTAACGTTTTTTTGGTCATGCTTCTCCTTCATGCTGACTTACCTTTTCAGAAAATGCCCCCGCTTCCGCTGGAGAATGGAAATTGGCAAAGAGAGGGGGAAAGGTCCAATTTGCGCCTTTGCTATTTTAGGGGAGGCTGAAATTACGAGCCAAAGTGGAGTGATGCGCTTACTGGAGTGACCTCCGTTCCTCAAGACAGGAGAAAACCTAGGTCCTCTGCTTGTGAAGTGGCTCGAGCTCTTAGGCGTAAAGCATTATTACATAAATTCAAGCTCGCTCCTGATCCTTAGTACCCTGAGTTGCCTGAAGGGGGGAATGGCACTGCCTGCGTGTGCAGCCCCGGCGCTCAGGCCGCCGCTGCAACCGGAGCGAGGAGCGCCCGCCCGCACCACCTGTCCCCGCCGGCATTCCAGAGTAGAGGCCGAATTGGCAGCAAGCCGGCCCGGATCAGTCGCCGCCTCAGTCCGCGCGGGCCCTCCTAGGGGTGTGTCTCGCGGATTCAACTCCCAGCCGCTCCTGGACGAGCCCCTGAAGGCATCTTCCTCCCTGGCGGGAGCCGCGCGCGCCCCTCTCTTCGCGCTGCTGCCCCGAGGCCGCCGCAGGCGGATGCACGACCTCAGGAGACGCTGGGACCTGGGCTCCCTCTGCCGGGCCCTGCTCACTCGGGGCCTGGCCGCCCTGGGCCACTCGCTGAAGCACGTGCTCGGTGCGATCTTCTCCAAGATTTTCGGACCCCTAGCCAGGTATGTTTTAGGCGAAAGCGCGACTCGCGCTCCCGGGCTAGGGTGCGCAGGAGCCGTGCGGGCAGGGAATGCAGCCGCGAGGGGAGGGAAGAGCGCAAAGTTCCAGCTGGCCCGTGGCGGCCGGGCTCGGAGGCTCTGGAGGTGCGCGGCGCGCATTTGGCCAGGCTGCGGCTCCCTCCCCGCGGTTCTGCCGGCACCGGCAGCGCAGTGTCTCCGCTCGCAAGTCGCGGTGCCGGCGAACTCCTTCTCGCGGGGGAACTCCATACGCCCGGCTCTGAGCTCACTTGAGGCGGCCTCCAAGCTGGGCAACCGGGTGCGGGCAAGACCACGGGGAGGGAGATCGCGAGTCGAGCAGGCAGGGAGGCGGCGGCGTGCGCGCGAAGGGAATTGGGGCAGAATCGCCAAGGAGAGTCCGGTGGGCGAAGTGGGATGGGGATGGGAGCCACGGAGCCACCGAGAGTGGAGTGAGACGTACGGGGCCTTGGACCGGGGGCGTGAGTAGGGAAGCAACCGGGGCAGGCGGGGTCCCGCGGGTACGAAACCTCGCGCAGCGGCTCTGGAGAGCTCCGGCTGGGGGAGAGGGCGGGCGACCAGCGGGAAGGagtcgggggtgggggtgtgtgcgGCAGAAGCCACAGCGCTGAGCCTGtcgggaaggaaggaagcagggaagggcgccgccgccgcggccgccgccgccgccgcggccgccgtGGAGTACTCGGTgcggaggggagggggaaaggggtgcAACAGCGGCgcgagggggagggggcggtgcgGGCGCACGGCGAGCGCGGGCTGAGCTGCGGGATTGACGTAACGAGCTTGGGTTTCCCCCAGCGTCGGGAACATGGATGAGAAATCCAACAAGCTGCTGCTGGCTTTGGTGATGCTCTTCCTATTTGCCGTGATCGTCCTCCAATACGTGTGCCCCGGCACAGAATGCCAGCTCCTCCGCCTGCAGGCATTCAGCTCCCCGATGCCGGACCCGTACCGCTCGGAGGATGAGAGCTCTGCCAGGTTCGTGCCCCGTTACAATTTCAGCCGCGGCGACCTCCTGCGCAAGGTAGACTTCGACATCAAGGGCGATGACCTGATCGTGTTCCTGCACATCCAGAAGACCGGAGGCACCACTTTCGGACGCCACCTGGTGCGCAACATCCAGCTGGAGCAGCCGTGCGAATGCCGCGTGGGTCAGAAGAAATGCACTTGCCACAGGCCGGGTAAGCGGGAGACCTGGCTCTTCTCCAGGTTCTCCACGGGCTGGAGCTGCGGGCTGCACGCCGACTGGACCGAGCTCACCAGCTGCGTGCCCGCCGTGGTGGACGGCAAGCGCAACGCCAGGCTAAGACCGTCCAGGTGAGTGACCACCCGCGGCAGAGCGGGGTCCTGGAGCGCCGGATCCGACCTGGGCCTGGGCGGGCTGAGGGCGGGGAGGTGCGGC
This window encodes:
- the HS6ST2 gene encoding heparan-sulfate 6-O-sulfotransferase 2; protein product: MALPACAAPALRPPLQPERGAPARTTCPRRHSRVEAELAASRPGSVAASVRAGPPRGVSRGFNSQPLLDEPLKASSSLAGAARAPLFALLPRGRRRRMHDLRRRWDLGSLCRALLTRGLAALGHSLKHVLGAIFSKIFGPLASVGNMDEKSNKLLLALVMLFLFAVIVLQYVCPGTECQLLRLQAFSSPMPDPYRSEDESSARFVPRYNFSRGDLLRKVDFDIKGDDLIVFLHIQKTGGTTFGRHLVRNIQLEQPCECRVGQKKCTCHRPGKRETWLFSRFSTGWSCGLHADWTELTSCVPAVVDGKRNARLRPSRNFHYITILRDPVSRYLSEWRHVQRGATWKASLHVCDGRPPTSEELPSCYTGDDWSGCPLKEFMDCPYNLANNRQVRMLSDLTLVGCYNLSVMPEKQRNKVLLESAKTNLKHMAFFGLTEFQRKTQYLFEKTFNMNFISPFTQYNTTRASSVEINEEIQKRIEGLNFLDMELYSYAKDLFLQRYQFMRQKEHQEARRKRQEQRKFLKGKLLQTHFQSQSQGQSQNLSQNQSQNPNLNANQNVTQNLIQNLTQTSSQNSSQKENRESQRQNPGQEQSDSNPSNGTNDYIGSVEKWR